One region of Candidatus Delongbacteria bacterium genomic DNA includes:
- the metG gene encoding methionine--tRNA ligase, translating into MKQRYLTTPLYYVNDKPHLGHAYCSILVDTFNRFYKIFGYETKMLTGVDEHGQKVMEAASKNNLKPIDHCNTQVPNFTKLLEACKVKNDIFYRTTDKSHIEKVQKILTDLFNRGDIYLDKYTGNYCTPCETFYTEKDLVDGKCPMCGRETTVVEEENYFFDMPKYQEKLMAHIENNPDFIQPKYRRNEVLGILKKGLRPLCISRKKEKMSWGIEIPFDKEFVTYVWFDALTNYINGIGYLENEEEFNKLWDTSVNFVGKDILLHHTIYWPTMLMAMGLNPPKNILIHGWWLSEGEKMSKSKGNTIEPLDIIEKYGSSSFRFFLLREMSIGNDGNYTQKAFIERHNNELLNDFGNLVNRAVHFTVSNFSGIIPEPVKKTDFCDELEKKLNRSSEVIEKLLFDFEMNKLLDEVMLLVRTTNKYIEDTAPWKLIKTDKELCGSVLYRALESVRICSIYLSAVIPETIEILDKAFIEGKDLNLSYGNLKSGTKISKPELLFTKIELTQELDQKKIESKNDNTISIDDFNKVEIKTGKILECKKADDSDRLLILKIDLGNKDIRQIVSGIAKSYDDPSVLVNKLVLVASNLAPAVIRGIESNGMLLSVKTGKNLKVVELEQEFPIGKKLV; encoded by the coding sequence ATGAAGCAGAGATATCTTACCACCCCACTATACTACGTAAACGACAAGCCTCATTTAGGTCATGCCTATTGCTCTATTCTTGTTGATACTTTTAATAGATTCTACAAAATTTTTGGTTATGAAACAAAAATGTTAACGGGCGTTGATGAGCACGGGCAGAAAGTGATGGAAGCAGCAAGTAAAAACAATCTAAAGCCTATAGATCATTGTAATACTCAGGTCCCTAATTTTACAAAGCTACTTGAAGCCTGTAAAGTGAAAAATGATATTTTTTATAGAACAACGGATAAGTCCCATATTGAGAAAGTTCAAAAGATTCTCACAGATCTGTTTAATAGAGGAGATATTTATCTTGATAAATATACAGGTAATTATTGTACACCTTGTGAAACATTTTATACAGAAAAAGATCTTGTTGACGGGAAATGTCCTATGTGTGGAAGGGAGACCACTGTAGTAGAGGAAGAAAATTATTTTTTTGATATGCCTAAATATCAGGAAAAGTTGATGGCTCATATTGAAAATAATCCTGATTTTATACAACCTAAATATAGAAGGAATGAAGTACTTGGAATATTGAAAAAGGGATTGAGACCACTTTGTATATCCAGAAAAAAGGAAAAAATGAGTTGGGGTATTGAGATTCCTTTTGATAAGGAATTTGTTACATATGTTTGGTTTGATGCTTTAACAAATTACATCAATGGTATAGGATATCTGGAAAACGAGGAAGAATTCAATAAATTATGGGATACTTCAGTTAATTTTGTAGGAAAAGATATTTTGCTCCATCATACAATCTATTGGCCTACTATGTTAATGGCTATGGGATTAAACCCTCCAAAGAATATTTTAATACATGGGTGGTGGTTATCAGAAGGTGAAAAAATGAGTAAATCTAAAGGTAATACAATCGAGCCTTTGGATATTATTGAAAAGTATGGTTCTTCATCTTTTAGGTTTTTTCTTTTAAGAGAAATGTCAATAGGGAACGATGGGAACTACACTCAAAAAGCCTTTATTGAAAGACATAATAATGAATTGCTAAATGATTTTGGCAATCTAGTCAATAGAGCCGTCCATTTTACAGTTTCCAATTTTAGTGGAATAATTCCAGAACCAGTTAAGAAAACAGACTTTTGCGATGAGTTAGAGAAAAAATTAAACAGGTCTTCGGAAGTGATAGAAAAATTATTATTTGATTTTGAAATGAACAAACTTTTAGATGAAGTTATGTTGCTTGTAAGGACAACCAACAAATATATTGAAGATACTGCTCCTTGGAAATTGATAAAAACAGATAAAGAGTTATGCGGATCAGTTCTTTATAGAGCATTGGAATCTGTGAGAATATGTTCGATCTATTTATCTGCTGTAATTCCTGAGACTATTGAAATTCTGGATAAAGCCTTTATTGAAGGTAAAGATCTTAATCTTAGTTATGGGAATTTAAAATCTGGTACTAAAATATCCAAGCCAGAGTTGCTTTTCACAAAAATTGAACTTACTCAGGAATTAGATCAAAAGAAAATTGAGAGTAAAAACGATAATACTATTTCAATTGATGATTTTAATAAAGTTGAAATCAAAACTGGAAAAATTCTTGAATGTAAAAAAGCTGATGATAGTGATAGATTGTTAATACTTAAAATAGACCTTGGTAATAAAGATATTAGGCAAATAGTTTCTGGAATTGCTAAATCTTATGATGATCCAAGTGTTCTTGTTAACAAATTAGTTTTAGTGGCAAGCAACTTAGCTCCAGCAGTCATCAGAGGAATCGAAAGTAATGGAATGTTATTGTCTGTAAAAACAGGAAAAAATCTTAAGGTTGTTGAACTTGAACAAGAATTTCCAATAGGTAAAAAACTTGTCTGA
- a CDS encoding YraN family protein produces the protein MSENRRSKGSFGEDKACDYLTGLGYKFLTRNFHYSRYAEIDLVFQYKDEIVFVEVKTDYTGQFGEAAAWINQRKIKNIILASKGFLRKIDNFDAPCRFDAIIVHVTNNTFTIEHIENAFYA, from the coding sequence TTGTCTGAAAACAGAAGATCTAAAGGTAGTTTTGGAGAGGATAAGGCCTGTGATTATCTCACAGGTCTTGGTTATAAGTTTCTAACAAGAAATTTTCATTATTCAAGATATGCTGAAATAGATCTAGTTTTTCAGTATAAAGATGAGATTGTTTTTGTTGAGGTTAAGACAGATTATACGGGGCAGTTTGGAGAAGCCGCAGCTTGGATCAATCAAAGAAAAATTAAAAATATAATTTTAGCTTCAAAAGGATTTTTAAGGAAAATTGATAACTTTGATGCTCCATGCAGATTTGACGCGATAATTGTTCATGTAACAAACAATACTTTTACAATTGAACATATAGAGAACGCTTTTTATGCCTAA
- a CDS encoding glycosyltransferase family 2 protein, translating to MPNFKIIIPCYNSIENIQNIVNALRAKSLLDKVFFIDDGSTDLTSEVLLKNNCSYHSFKFNKGKGCALRYAFDLFIDDVDFFITMDSDMQHDVDDLFKMIISIESDHLILGKRDFDTKAMPLDRRLSNKLTTIFLELLLRKKIYDSQCGLRVYPVNYLKGLFFTTEKFDFETEVLIKIIRNGCKIKQIPIKTIYGSEISHIRRIPDIYRFIKLYIRSLLF from the coding sequence ATGCCTAATTTTAAAATTATAATACCGTGTTATAATTCAATAGAAAATATCCAAAATATAGTAAATGCGTTAAGGGCAAAATCTCTCTTGGATAAAGTTTTTTTTATCGATGACGGCTCAACGGATCTCACATCTGAAGTTTTATTAAAGAATAATTGTTCTTATCATTCTTTTAAATTCAACAAGGGAAAAGGGTGTGCCTTAAGATATGCATTTGATCTATTTATTGATGATGTTGATTTTTTCATAACGATGGATTCAGATATGCAACACGATGTTGATGATCTGTTCAAAATGATTATCTCAATTGAAAGTGATCACCTAATATTGGGGAAAAGAGATTTTGATACAAAGGCGATGCCTCTTGATAGGAGATTATCAAACAAGTTAACAACCATATTTTTAGAATTATTGCTTCGGAAAAAAATATATGATTCACAGTGTGGTTTAAGAGTTTATCCGGTGAATTATTTAAAAGGTTTATTTTTTACAACTGAGAAATTTGATTTTGAAACTGAAGTCTTGATCAAAATTATAAGAAATGGCTGTAAAATTAAACAAATACCCATAAAAACAATCTATGGCTCCGAGATAAGTCATATCAGAAGAATTCCAGATATTTATAGATTTATCAAGTTGTATATTAGATCATTACTTTTTTAG